Proteins co-encoded in one Papaver somniferum cultivar HN1 chromosome 5, ASM357369v1, whole genome shotgun sequence genomic window:
- the LOC113281479 gene encoding lipoxygenase 6, chloroplastic-like → MAKLLKTQITANPLTRFHQATKFGTKDKYGCKRTTQNSRFLSGAGSIRAVISSSEDKNVVTTSSKVLQKNGLATSSPMIDVKAAITIRKKMKEKLTEKIEDHWEALINGIGKGIVVQLISEDLDPVTGSGKSVETSVRDWAPKQLEHSSYLEYVANFVVPSDFGYPGAILITNLHNKEFYLVEIVVHGFSDGPIFFSANSWVQSRNDNAQSRIVFRNQAYLPSQTPAGMRDLRREDLLSVRGNGKGERKHSDRIYDYAPYNDLGNPDKDDDLARPVLSGEERPYPRRCRTGRPPTKSDPYSESRIEKPHPVYVPRDETFEEIKQATFSAGRLKAVLHNLIPSLSATLSSSDNPFTCFSEIDKLYSDGVPVNCDQETKSIFDNLLLPMMMNKALSAGQKLFKYDIPAIISGDRFSWLRDNEFARQTLAGVNPVNIEALKEFPILSKLDPAVYGPPESLLTKELIEGQLGGMTIEEAIESKSLFMLDYHDMLLPFIKKMNSLPGRKAYASRSVFFKTETGLNPIAIELSLPPTPSSPNNRRVYIHKHDATTYWIWKLAKAHVCSNDAGVHQLVNHWLRTHACTEPYIIAAHRQLSSVHPIHKLLHPHMRYTLEINALARQSLINGGGIIEACFSPGKYSMELSSAAYKNMWRFDMEGLPADLIRRGMAEEDPSLPGGVKLVIEDYPYASDGLLIWSAIEEWVEAYVDHFYSDNHSISSDVELQAWWDEIKNKGHSDKRNERWWPKLKTKEDLSGILTTMIWVASGQHAALNFGQYPFGGYMPNRPTLMRRLLPVEEDPDYDCFLQNPQLAFLSSIPTQLQATKVMAVQDTLSTHSPDEEYLGQIHLLHCHWINDTEILRLFQKFSTRLEEIEEIIKARNCDASLKNRNGAGVPPYELLLPLSEPGVTGRGVPNSISI, encoded by the exons ATGGCAAAGCTTTTGAAAACACAGATCACTGCTAATCCACTTACCAGATTTCATCAAGCAACTAAGTTTGGAACTAAAGACAAGTATGGGTGCAAAAGGACTACTCAAAATTCAAGATTTTTGTCTGGGGCTGGTTCAATCAGAGCTGTGATCAGTAGTAGCGAAGATAAAAATGTAGTAACAACATCATCAAAGGTTCTACAGAAAAATGGGTTGGCAACATCATCACCTATGATTGATGTGAAGGCTGCAATTACTATTAGgaagaaaatgaaagagaaacTTACTGAGAAGATTGAAGATCACTGGGAGGCACTTATTAATGGTATTGGTAAAGGGATCGTTGTTCAGCTCATCAGTGAAGACTTAGATCCTG TGACCGGTTCTGGTAAAAGTGTAGAAACATCAGTAAGGGATTGGGCTCCTAAGCAATTGGAGCATTCAAGTTATCTTGAATATGTCGCCAATTTCGTGGTCCCTTCCGACTTTGGTTACCCCGGAGCGATTCTGATTACTAACCTTCATAACAAGGAATTCTATTTGGTGGAAATCGTGGTTCATGGTTTTAGTGATGGACCCATCTTCTTCTCTGCGAATTCCTGGGTTCAGTCCCGAAATGATAATGCTCAAAGCAGAATCGTGTTCAGAAATCAG GCTTATCTTCCCTCTCAAACGCCAGCCGGTATGAGGGATCTTCGACGTGAAGACTTGCTTAGTGTTAGAGGCAATGGAAAAGGGGAGAGAAAACATTCAGACAGAATTTATGATTATGCTCCTTACAATGACCTGGGTAATCCAGATAAGGATGATGATCTTGCTAGGCCGGTGCTTTCAGGTGAAGAGCGGCCATATCCTAGGCGTTGTCGGACTGGTCGTCCTCCAACTAAATCAG ATCCTTACTCAGAGAGTAGAATAGAGAAACCCCATCCAGTTTATGTTCCTCGTGATGAAACGTTCGAGGAGATTAAGCAAGCAACTTTCTCTGCGGGGCGTTTGAAAGCTGTGCTCCACAATCTAATACCATCTCTCTCTGCTACTCTGTCGAGCTCTGATAATCCATTTACATGCTTTTCTGAGATAGACAAGTTGTATAGTGATGGTGTTCCTGTGAACTGTGACCAAGAGACAAAATCAATCTTTGACAACTTGCTGCTTCCGATGATGATGAATAAGGCTTTGTCAGCAGGTCAAAAATTATTCAAATATGACATCCCAGCCATTATCTCAG GGGACAGATTTTCATGGCTACGTGATAATGAGTTTGCACGACAGACTTTGGCAGGTGTAAATCCTGTTAACATTGAAGCTTTGAAG GAGTTTCCAATTCTCAGCAAACTAGACCCGGCGGTATATGGTCCTCCAGAGTCGTTATTGACTAAAGAATTAATAGAGGGTCAACTCGGTGGGATGACTATTGAAGAG GCAATAGAGAGCAAAAGCTTGTTTATGCTTGACTACCATGATATGCTATTGCCTTTCATCAAGAAAATGAACTCATTGCCAGGGAGAAAAGCTTATGCTTCTAGAAGTGTTTTCTTCAAGACCGAAACCGGTCTAAATCCAATAGCGATTGAACTTTCACTCCCCCCTACACCTTCTTCACCGAATAACAGACGTGTCTACATTCACAAACATGATGCGACAACGTACTGGATATGGAAACTCGCCAAAGCTCATGTATGTTCAAATGACGCCGGAGTCCATCAACTGGTGAACCATTG GTTGAGGACTCATGCCTGTACGGAGCCTTACATTATTGCTGCTCATAGGCAACTTAGTTCAGTACACCCCATTCATAAACTCCTGCACCCTCATATGCGTTACACATTGGAAATCAATGCACTGGCCCGACAGAGTTTGATCAATGGAGGAGGGATTATTGAAGCTTGTTTCAGCCCAGGAAAGTATTCAATGGAGCTGAGCTCTGCAGCTTACAAGAATATGTGGAGGTTTGACATGGAGGGACTACCAGCAGACTTGATTCGGAG GGGAATGGCAGAAGAGGACCCTTCGCTGCCCGGTGGCGTCAAACTCGTAATTGAGGACTACCCTTATGCGTCTGACGGACTTCTAATTTGGTCTGCCATTGAAGAATGGGTAGAAGCTTACGTTGATCATTTCTACTCCGACAATCACAGCATCTCTTCTGATGTCGAACTCCAAGCTTGGTGGGATGAAATTAAGAACAAAGGCCATTCTGACAAGCGAAATGAACGCTGGTGGCCTAAACTAAAAACTAAAGAAGACTTATCCGGCATACTTACAACAATGATATGGGTAGCTTCAGGACAACATGCAGCTTTAAACTTTGGACAGTACCCCTTCGGAGGATATATGCCAAATCGTCCTACCCTAATGAGGAGATTACTTCCTGTTGAAGAAGATCCAGATTATGACTGCTTCCTTCAAAACCCACAACTAGCTTTTCTATCTTCAATTCCAACTCAACTCCAAGCCACAAAGGTAATGGCAGTCCAAGACACGTTATCAACTCACTCCCCTGACGAAGAATATTTGGGCCAGATTCATCTTTTACACTGTCATTGGATCAATGACACTGAAATTTTAAGGTTATTCCAAAAATTCTCAACTAGATTGGAGGaaatagaagaaataataaaGGCACGAAATTGTGATGCAAGTCTCAAGAACAGAAACGGTGCAGGTGTTCCTCCATATGAACTGCTACTTCCACTTTCTGAACCGGGAGTAACTGGCCGTGGGGTTCCAAACAGCATTTCTATCTGA